gcttttgaaacctcaaagcccaaccccagtgacacacctcctccatcaaggccatatCTTTTaatacttcccaaacagttctaccaattagggaccaaacatttaaatatatgaacccatggaggccattctcattcaaactaccccaACACTTGACTGTCAGAAAGGGAGAGACCAAGCTGCATGGAATCAGGGCACAGTGGCCAGTGACAAATGATGGTTCAGGAAGACAGGACTATCCTCCCATTcagagatgatggtgatgatggaatCCTTTATCTTTCAGCAAATCCCAGGCCCCAGGGGACTATCAGGTTCTGTTGGGGAATACTCAGCTGTACCAGAGAACACAGCACACTTAGAAGATGTCTGTGAACCGTATCATCAAACACCCAGACTTTGAGAAGTTTCATTCCTTTGGGAGTGACATTGCAATGCTGCAGCTGTGTCTGCCCGTGAACTTCACATCCTACGTTGTACCTGCCTGCCTCCCACCTAAAGACACACAGCTCCTCAACCACACTTCCTGTTGGATAACTGGATGGGGAATGCTTTCTGAAGACAGTAAGGGAAAAAGAAGTTGGAGAGGGAGTAAGggtagggagaggaggaagacaagaggtgcatggggaggaaggaaggtttCTGAAGTCACTGGATGTTGCCCTCTGTACTTCACCTCCATGGCCTATGACATAAGAAGGCCATTATAGAGTCCTTCTAACTCCGAAAGTGTGAGAGTCCACAGCTGCAAACTTCCCTGCAGCCCAGGTTCTGAAGGTGGGGAACTGTTGACATTTGCCATCAAGAATCTGGGCTCTTTGACTATTAATGgtctttttagtatttatttatttatttatttatttatttatttatttatttatttatttatttatttttgagacagggtttctctgtgtagctttgtgcctttcctggatctcgctctgtagaccaggctggccttgaactcacaaagatccatctgcctctgcctcccgagtgctgggattataggcatgcgccaccactgcctggctggtctTTTTATTCTAATATTTTAATCAGTCATAGATCTGAGGTGACTTGATTAAATAAAGATCATGTATGGAGGCTAGTCTATTCCATGTTAATCAGGTTTCCAGAACTGAGGTAATCAATTTTAAAAGgtaaggtttattttagcttatagtaTCAGAGCTTTCAGTCCATAATCATTTGGCCTTGTTGTTTTAGTGAAGCAGCACATTGTGGTGAGGAAATGTGTGGCAGAATGATGATACATACcttatggtggccaggaagcaaataaagaagaaggggagaggcCATTATACTAGTATCTTCTTAACAGATACACATGtccaatgacctaacttccttccaCTAGGCTCTACCTCTTACTAATAGGATATTCTATTACCAATAGTGTCACAGGCTGAGGAAAAAGCCTCAAACACACTGGCTTGAACACTCAATATCCGAAGTATAGTACATGAGTAAAGTGGAAAGAAAGTCACATGTTATTTGAGACCATTTGAGGATGCATGATTAAATGAGAACTATTGCAGCTCCTGAGTGTTTAATCTCACTTAATCTCAACTGTTTTTTATCCTGTTTTTACAGTCTTGCCAGGTGAACTATATAATGGAGAAAtccttttggttttatttgcttgtttgttttatttgtttttggtattGGGGATTGGTCCCAGTGCCTCGCACATACTTGGAGCAGGCTCTACCAGTGAGCCACTAAGAAccccttgtttttattattttagattgaAAGTAGAGAAATGTATGGAGAGTCATCACCAGAAGTATTTATTAAAGGATTATGACTTGGGAAATATGCTTATGGAATAATGTAAATGAAAAACAATGTAGATTTGTAATTGTTTGTAGTATCATAATTTGGCACATTTCTTCTCAAAAGAAGTACTTTAGGTGTTTGGGGAAGAACATGTCTTCCTGAGGAGCTTTCCCCATCCCCCCCAAATGCACACATTTTTGAAAGCTGAGCCCACATTTTGCTTTACTATACCAGTCGAGTAACTGATGTGTACTCCACAGTGCTGCTGCTACATACTCAGGCATAATTAACTCCCATTTGTTGACTGTAGTTTCTAAAATGGTCCTCTACTTTTATTCTTGTGTGCTTCTACATAAATCTCCATGTGGCTGTCagcattactttaaaatatagtcatgtcattttccttttcAGAACCCTCCACTACCATCTCACTTGTgctttaaatcaaaataaaaaaaaatccctatcaAGGTCTTCTGTGATGGTAGCACCCTGATCCATTTCTGCTTCATCACTTACTGCTTCCCTAATATACTCAACCCCAGCCTCCTTACCTCTCCTTGAAGATGTTGAGATAATTTCAACCCCAGGACCCTTTTTTTCTATGCAATTTACTGTCCTCTCTAGTCTTGTTATGATTGGTTTCAACTTATTTTTCAGTCTCCCACCTGTTGCtatagttttcctggtcctgcctggcccacagtcaggacaaatctctctcacccaccagtcccacaactgctcagacccaaccaagtaaacacttgtatttatattatttacaaactgtatggccatggcagacttcttgctaactgttcttatatcttaaattaacccattctattattctataacttgccacgtggctcgtggcttactggtaccttacatctcgtttgtcatggcggcggctggcagtgtctctctgccttagccttccacctcccagaattattctcctccttgtcccacctaccctatccttcctgcctggctactggccaatcagagatttatttatcaatcaatcattcaCAGCTCCCACCTGCATTTTACTTAATTATGTGAGCTAAAGTAGACAATCTGTACTGTCACCTCTCCCTGTGTTATTTCTTTAACACcaatgagtaatttttttttttttggtttcccaACTAAAAAATGGTCCTTTGTATCAGTTTAACTAGCACAAAGATATTGGTGATATGGTCAGTGGATAGGTGAGTGAGGTGGAGTTGAGTGAgtcagggagaggaaggaaggaaggaaggaaggaaggaaggaaggaaggaaggaagggagggagggaggaaggaaggaaggaaggaaggaaggaaggaaggaaggaaggaaggaagatggtgCCTGGATGTTGTGGATAGAAATCATAATAGGTACAAGGAGGAAGGATGGATAGAGACACTAATGAAAGAGTTGATGGATGGAAGGGGTGGATGTGGGAAATGGATAGATTGATGAAAGTAATGAAAAAATAAGTGAGTATATGAGTAAATGGGCAGATGAAGACATAGGATAAAGGTTAGTGATAAATGTTGCTGAACAACATTGGGCACATTGTGTTAGTGGGTTTTGCCTCTTTACACAGTAGATATGTGATCTGTTGCTGTGTGAGAGGTGAAGATGGTAAGTGGGAGTTtctgagaaagaggagagaagttCACGAGAAGTAGAAAGATGAAACAGAATTTGACACTCAGCTGTCCGATGAGCATCAGTCTTTCCCAACTAAGGCACAGTGTCCGGTCACTGGTCACTGACTTCCTCTTTATTTTCACAGCAAAACTGTTACCACCCTTCTCACTGCAGGAAGGTGAAGTGGGGATTATTGAGAACGAGCTTTGTAATGCCTTATATGGGCGAAGACCAGGCCAAAGCAGGGGCTATGTGCATGAGGAAATGCTGTGTGCAGGGGGCCTCTCCACAGGAAAGTCCATCTGCCGGGTGAGTAAGGCCATCCTGTGTTTTCCTCATGCCTGTTCTCTTTATCTCAGTTCCTCCAGGAGTGGCTGTATTGTCCTTTAGTCTTTGTGGAGACCTccacacttcctgttttattaccTCTACTTGTTTTCCTTGGGTTCATGCCTCAATAGTCTCCTTGAAGATAGCTGTTCCTTTAGCAAATCCTAACATCAAGTTTTGTtgcatattttatactttttatttaggcataacaaaaacataaatatgtaatttttaagtAAACAGTTTAGTAATACTTCCAGTGATGACTTAGCATGCTTCTGGtacccatctccctttcttgcCACTAAGTATATTTTGCATGTTCATTGTCATATCTTGTCTTCTGTGATATTTCATTTAAGTTTCTCATTTTGTTGTTGGGTTGTCAATTTCTTATGGGAAATCTTTATATGGTATAGAAGTAAGTTTACTATTGGATATAATGGATTGTCTGGGGAAACTGTcccagagaaggaaaatgattgaAGTGGAGTAGCACAACCAGGCCCCAGATGTTTGGATTCCAATGCCTTCCCCATCTCTGCAGGTTTCGGCCCTCTGAGCTGACATTGTCACCATTATAGAATGGATTTCCCATGGGGTTTTCCTAAAGACATGTCACAACTCTAGTAACTCTCAGCAGTGTTCTGAAGACCCCTGCCTATTGCCTGGTGATATGAGCTGTCTTCACCCAGGCAGGGGATAGGCATATTTTTTCAGGAGTTCCCATTCATAGGTTGAGAAAATAGTCCAGGCCAACATTACCAAAGGCAGTAGAGTTGACTGGATATATCACAGCAGCTCAAGGTTTACAGAGCCAGGATCTACACATAGATTAGCAGAACCAGCTTGCTTACAAGTCCCTAAACTTTCCCTTTTAGACATCAGGCATGGCAAACAAAGGGAAAGGTCCATATGTTTATAGCTTGATACCTGTCCACATCCATCTTGTCTATGTAGGGTCCTAACATTCAATTGGTAATTCTGGTTCTAAGTAGATCTCACACTGACTACTGTCTCTCTCCTCAGGGTGATTCTGGGGGCCCCCTCATCTGCTACCAAACCAGTGCATGGGTCCTGGTAGGACTGGCCAGTTGGGGCCTAGATTGCCGGCGTCCTATTTACCCCAGTGTCTTCACCAGGGTCACCTACTTCACTGACTGGATCAGCCAAGTCAAGGGACTCACTCCACTTCCAGAATCTGAATCTGTGTCTCCTCAAACAGAACTTCAACCCAGGCCTCTGAGAGCTGCTGGCTCCCCACAGCCCTGCAGCATGCTTATAGCTGCACAAATCTGGTTCCTGCTACTATTTATCCCTGAGGCTCAAGACCAGGCCCCAGGGTGAGCACCAGGCCTTTGGGCATTCTTGGCTCAGGCTTCTCTAAGCTGTAGTTTCCACTCTTTAGTTTACCATCTGCACTTTTCCTCAGCATATCTGCCCATTCACTGCCACTACACAAACAAGCCCAGGAAAGCCAAGCAATAAAGCTTCATCCTTCTTCAACTCTTATTGCACCACCCTTGTAGGTTTCCCATATCCCTTGGACCAGACTTACCCTGGAGTTAGCCATCAGACCTCAAAAGGGAGGAGATGGAGCATCACAAGGAAACTCTCCTTGAGGAAAAGGCAAGGAAATTAGGGCATGCCTAATTGGGAAGGCAAGTGGGGGCATGCCCACTACAGGGATACTGAGGAGTAAGGATTCATTCTGGTTAGAAAGTGACATCTCTCTGGCCTTGTAGATTGTCCATGCCTTGGGGAATGCCAAATCCTTCCGGGAAAGTAGAACTTTACATCTGTCCTTCAAGTTCAAGGAAGCAAGGGCCTCTTCCTGAAGTAGGGCAGCAGCACTCCTGGGATTTTAAGGAGGAAAAGCCAATGCACAGAGAACCTGAGAAACTGTTTGAAGTGATTTTGTGGGGTGCTGTGCTAGGATCAAGTCAAAGGGATAGACATGTGACTTGTGGCTAGAAGCCTCAATGGATGTGGGGGACTGGAGCATTAGTCAGAAGCAGACAGAAGCTGTTCTAGTGGCTGTATGAAAACTAAACATTAAACAAACAGTGTTCAAATCTCTACTCCTAGATGAATACTCAGCATCACCCTCACCTACTCCCAGAGGCCCCACTCTTCCCACAAACCTGGTCCCTGATGTCTGAAGCCTAGGCCATACCTGTCTCTGTCCACCCTTCAATGGTCAGAACTTGTTGTAACCTTGTCGTTTAGTTGACTCAGGACTTAGTAATCtaggaaaatttaaaacaacaaaaaatggtcTTGTGGGCCCATTCTTTAGGCAGTTGTACCAGGCACAGAGTATTTATGTGGCCAGCAAGAGTTAAGAGGCCTCACAATGCTGCCCACCCCAGCTTTTAGAACCCTCAATAAAGAGGAGAGCTCCTGCTTATCCCAGGTCCACAGGAACCAGACacaactcatgagattcaaaataaatcctttctaatCATGGTGTTATCTGAACTTCCTGGACTCTCACTGCTGGTACAGGGACTTATGTTTACTAGCAGCAGTGTTCTTGTTTTCAATCTTTTGCTGCATGTGCAACTGGGCTTCCATCACAAAAGGATCTTGTGAACATTCAAGAAAGTATACTGCATACAGCCTCAGCCCCAGGATATGGTCTATAGAGTGCTTGTTTATCATGAAAGaatccaagttcaatccctagtactgcaTAAACAAGATATGATGACAAACACCTGTTATCCCAGgacttaggaggtagaagcaggaggatcagatgttcaagacCATTCTCAGCTTTATAATAAATTCCAAATGAGCCTGAGATGCATAAAAGCATgccttaacccccccccccctcacgtgcacacacacaagaaaatgtcTTCTTAGTTCTTGCAAGAAACTTTTTTTGGCAGACTATCTGGCCACAACTGTGCTTCTAAGATACCTCTACAGCTGGTTGTACATCTATATTCATATTGGACCTTGCTGCTTCAAGATCTATGGAATTAAGAACTCAAACACTTCACTTAGTGACAAGCTTGGTTATGGGGTCTTGCAGCAAAGTTCATTAGGACTCTGAGATGCCAGTTAGCAAGCTCTCTTCTTCATTGAGGGCTCTAAAGTCTGGAGAGGAATTAGCCTGTCAGTAGTGTGGACCATACATATTCTTTAGTAAGGGAAGTTCAGGTGGCTCAGTATGGATTATGAGTTCCTTCATTGGCCATACAGTTACCATGACAGCCCCTCAGACTAGCTGGACTTTAGAAACCTGAGTGTCATTGGGCtttgcatgggcttttgaaacctcaaagtcaaacaccagtgacacacttcttccaacaaagccatgtcCTAATCATTCTAATCCTTTCTGAGTTCCATTtcctggggactaagcattccaAAATATGAGCCTAAGGGGGTCATCTTATTCAAATCACCCAATGTTCTTACAGTCTAAACCATGGATCTCAATCTATAAGTAGCCTACTAAAGAACACAGCCAAAACTCAGCTCTAACTCAGCCTAATTGATCTATTACTTGATAGCATCTGAAGTACTCACTATTCATATCTTTGTGAAGGTAAACTGTGCTCTATTAGCCCAGAATAACTACACAAAGAGGGTATCAGCAGTAAGTAGTGGAACAGGAATCAAACTCCAGAGACCTCTTGAGAGAGCTTGAACACCTTCCTTTGTCACAGATTGTGCCTACATGGCTGCTGCCTAAGCCTCAGATGTCTAGTAAAGCCTTAATCTGGCCTGTACTGAGAATGAGCATCAGACATCTACTTTGGGAGATATTGTAGTATAGGACCAGTGAACCTGAGGTTGGATTGCCAGATACAAGGATGTCACCAGAGAGGAGGATCAGAAAGATCTACGATTTGCCCTGCCCTCCATGATGATGCTATGGTTACTGTTCACATTGCCAAACTAAAGCCTAGTCATGCTTTGGAGTAAAAAGAAATGAGCTGACTTCAGTGAGAGGCTTTGCTTTCCATTCTGGAGCAGATAGTGCTGGGAATGTAACCAAATGCAACTGAGTTCACAACTTAGTGAATGAAAAGCCAAATTAAGCACAGCTATGATATCAAGGAGTAGAACAAAACTGTCTGCAGCAAGTGAGTACAGCATGGACATATTTCAAAATTTCCAAAACAATGTTTTcccctaaacaaaggaagcatgagGATTTTATTATGAGGGGCTATATATACATGTGGACAGGCCAATTCTTAAGCATAATGAGCTTAAGgtcattatatgtatatattattatagACACATTTTGGGTGCCATATTTAGCTCAAAGTCTCAGAACGCATAAATAATTAAAGTGATAAACAGAAATTCCTCTGGGTATGTTCAGTCTGCACCATAAAATTTTAGCCAAAAATAAGGTATTTTGAAGCTACATTAATATGAGTCTACTCCCAAGAATGCCTACCTGGCTTAGTCACTTATAAATTTGCCCCTGAGACATTTCACTTACTGTTATAGGATCAGGGATAAAGGACATATATTTCCTGAAGGACTGGGGCACTTTACCTTTCTAGTTAGGGAATGAAACTCTTGAGGTAAAGGACAAGATAGGCCTTAGAATAATGTGGGGGCAGTCTAACACTGTAGCTGAAGGAGATATATACATAcgtaaatgttttcttaaaacatTAAGACACATCTAAATACGACACAaatcatgaataaaataaatgaagttgaTATTTGTAATTTATGTAGCCTAAAAGATATAGGTAATGTCCCTATGAatcagggccaaaacagttaagCAAACAGACCAgttagaaaaataaggaaaagatgGAAATTCATTGTGATACTTTATACAATTTCATTGAATGTGATTTTCAGCTTTCGGTTATAACAAAAGAACTTTCAAAATAAGATTTAAGCTATATAAACAAGCTAAGTAGGGCAGTAAGACAAAAAGACTCATTACTGTTTCAGCTATATTATTGTTGGGATTTTTGTTGGTGCATAGGGTAGGCATTCTAAAAGCTGTTAGATACAGGGCCTATCATATCCCAAGCCTGGAGGAATAAGGCCACTCTCCTCTTTAGCTGTCTTCTTGGTCAGAGTTAAGCCACCTTGCTGTGTTCCTCACAGCCTCTTCCCCTCAAAGCTTCAAGAGATGCATCGGAGGAATTAGGGAGAGGGGTAAGGGTGAAAATGATCAAAGTATATggtatgaaattctaaacaataaaaatgacaaaatcatCCTAAAAATCTCACAAATGTACTTTTCCTTTGTAGGTTGACAAAACCTAGTAAGGAAACCTCTGCTCTCAAGGATATGAAAGTCAATGAAGGAGACAGTGTGGGATGCCATATATTGGAAATAAGGCTAAGCTAAGAGATAGGAAGCAGAGCTCCTCCCCAAGCCACCAGAGAGTGAAAATTCTCTTAGGGACATATCCCACCCGTTCTTCAAAAAGAGCCTCAGGGAATCAAGTCATATTTCAGAAGCCCAGAGAGAAGATAAGTGAGAGCAAAACTGACTTGTCCTTTTTCTTGAGCACAAACCCTGGGTTACCTGAAAGCCATGCCACATGGAGAAAGCACAAACACACTTTATCAGAACATTTATTGGGGGCAATCAGTATTATCAATAAAGGATGGGATACA
This sequence is a window from Peromyscus eremicus chromosome 5, PerEre_H2_v1, whole genome shotgun sequence. Protein-coding genes within it:
- the LOC131910849 gene encoding LOW QUALITY PROTEIN: putative serine protease 47 (The sequence of the model RefSeq protein was modified relative to this genomic sequence to represent the inferred CDS: substituted 1 base at 1 genomic stop codon) encodes the protein MGTRAVRIPCGPSPLFWPLLLLLPLSSKAGPVLKPDVPSPSKVPGVAPRRPEPQQGWKLSALRHQDSVSGAEVCGKPKMVGKVFGGQDTSAGQWPWQASLLYRGLHLCGAVLIDSHWLVSTAHCFLNKSQAPGDYQVLLGNTQLYQRTQHTXKMSVNRIIKHPDFEKFHSFGSDIAMLQLCLPVNFTSYVVPACLPPKDTQLLNHTSCWITGWGMLSEDTKLLPPFSLQEGEVGIIENELCNALYGRRPGQSRGYVHEEMLCAGGLSTGKSICRGDSGGPLICYQTSAWVLVGLASWGLDCRRPIYPSVFTRVTYFTDWISQVKGLTPLPESESVSPQTELQPRPLRAAGSPQPCSMLIAAQIWFLLLFIPEAQDQAPGLTKPSKETSALKDMKVNEGDSVGCHILEIRLS